Proteins encoded in a region of the Chryseobacterium piperi genome:
- a CDS encoding SUF system Fe-S cluster assembly protein, producing MKFTDDQIADIGEEIIRVLKSVYDPEIPVDIYELGLVYDVQISEDGDVKIIMTLTTPNCPVAETLPQEVKDKVQAVEEVKSVDLELTFEPSWNKDMMSEEAKFELGML from the coding sequence ATGAAATTTACAGACGATCAAATTGCTGATATAGGAGAAGAAATTATAAGAGTGCTGAAATCCGTTTATGACCCTGAAATTCCGGTGGACATTTATGAATTAGGACTTGTATATGATGTACAAATTTCTGAAGATGGTGACGTGAAAATCATTATGACCCTTACCACACCAAACTGTCCTGTAGCAGAAACCCTTCCACAGGAAGTAAAAGATAAAGTTCAGGCAGTAGAAGAAGTAAAAAGCGTTGATTTAGAACTTACTTTTGAACCGAGCTGGAATAAGGATATGATGAGTGAAGAAGCAAAGTTTGAGCTTGGAATGCTTTAA
- a CDS encoding tRNA-binding protein — translation MTIKPEISWGDFEKIDIRCGTIISVNDFEKARNPSYQLEIDFGDLGIKKSSAQITALYKKEELIGKQILAVVNFPKKQIANFFSECLVLGLYGEDKSDVTLLTPSLPTKNGMQVG, via the coding sequence ATGACCATAAAGCCAGAAATATCCTGGGGAGACTTTGAAAAGATAGACATCAGGTGTGGAACCATTATTTCCGTCAATGATTTTGAAAAAGCAAGAAATCCATCTTACCAATTGGAGATCGATTTTGGTGATTTAGGAATCAAGAAATCCTCTGCACAGATCACCGCATTATATAAGAAAGAAGAATTAATAGGGAAACAAATTTTAGCAGTTGTCAATTTTCCTAAAAAGCAGATTGCTAATTTTTTTAGCGAGTGTTTAGTGTTAGGATTATATGGTGAAGACAAAAGTGACGTAACCCTGCTCACCCCATCCTTACCAACAAAAAATGGGATGCAGGTTGGATAA
- a CDS encoding hydroxymethylglutaryl-CoA lyase, with amino-acid sequence MFLTECPRDAMQGWGEFIPTDKKIDYINSLMEVSFDVLDSLSFVSPKAIPQMADSDEVAENIDKSLSNTKISAIIGNYRGAEKALKHQSVDILGFPFSISETFQHRNTNKSQEEAFNEIIKMIELVKSENRELNIYFSMAFGNPYGEMWKWEDVDFWAQRFSEIGIKNILLSDTTGVATPESIALLFEKIPLKYPEINFGGHFHNRYEDSYSKLKAAYDKGCRRFDSAIKGIGGCPMAKDDLVGNMPTEQVINFMSVEKIEHKLNLLNFESSFNKAKDIFHF; translated from the coding sequence ATGTTTCTAACTGAATGTCCTAGAGATGCAATGCAGGGTTGGGGAGAGTTTATCCCCACCGATAAAAAAATAGATTACATCAACTCCTTGATGGAAGTTAGCTTTGATGTGCTGGATAGTCTGAGTTTTGTTTCTCCAAAGGCAATTCCTCAGATGGCTGATTCTGACGAGGTTGCTGAAAATATTGATAAATCGTTATCCAATACTAAAATTTCTGCAATTATTGGAAATTACAGAGGAGCTGAAAAAGCATTAAAACACCAATCCGTTGATATTCTGGGATTTCCTTTTTCTATTTCTGAAACATTTCAGCATAGAAATACCAATAAAAGCCAGGAAGAAGCTTTTAACGAAATCATTAAAATGATTGAGTTGGTAAAAAGTGAAAACAGAGAGCTGAATATTTATTTTTCAATGGCTTTTGGAAATCCTTATGGGGAAATGTGGAAGTGGGAGGATGTAGATTTCTGGGCACAAAGATTTTCAGAAATAGGGATTAAGAATATCTTACTTTCTGATACTACGGGAGTGGCCACACCGGAATCAATAGCGCTTTTATTCGAGAAAATTCCATTAAAATATCCTGAAATTAACTTTGGAGGACATTTTCATAACCGTTATGAAGATTCTTATTCAAAATTAAAAGCTGCCTATGATAAAGGCTGCCGAAGATTTGATAGTGCCATAAAAGGAATTGGAGGGTGCCCGATGGCTAAAGACGATTTAGTGGGTAATATGCCGACAGAGCAAGTCATTAATTTTATGAGTGTAGAAAAGATAGAGCATAAGCTGAATCTTTTGAACTTTGAAAGTTCATTCAACAAAGCCAAGGATATTTTTCATTTTTAA
- a CDS encoding NADP-dependent oxidoreductase, with translation MKAIIIKEFGSAEKLEIVEMPVPTISDDQVLIKIKAVGINPVDTKIRSGSHISSKTLQLPAILGKDVSGIVEKVGKNVQSLKIGDPVFGLASQTYAEYAALSPELLVKKPENISFEEAATVSLAGLTAYQAIHDHLKVSSGDQILIQSAAGGVGHLAVQFAKIAGAFVSGTASGKNIDFIRGLGVDQPIDYKKEQFEEIVSDLDAALDTMGREILYRTIGCVKSGGRVVCLPSFTKDDPKAIEIAQKQHVDLMWTMLTFNREQLEIISKLLEEGQLKVYVDKVYPMEKVIEAHKEIETHGVRGKIVIQMP, from the coding sequence ATGAAAGCAATCATTATTAAAGAATTCGGAAGTGCAGAAAAGCTTGAAATAGTAGAAATGCCCGTTCCCACAATTTCAGATGATCAGGTTTTAATAAAAATAAAAGCAGTAGGAATCAATCCTGTGGATACCAAAATAAGGTCAGGATCACATATTTCATCTAAAACCCTCCAATTACCCGCTATCTTAGGCAAAGATGTGAGTGGAATTGTTGAAAAAGTCGGTAAAAATGTTCAAAGCCTTAAAATTGGAGACCCTGTTTTCGGATTAGCCTCCCAAACGTATGCTGAATATGCTGCCCTTAGTCCCGAATTGCTCGTTAAAAAACCGGAAAACATTAGCTTTGAAGAGGCCGCCACTGTTTCTTTAGCTGGGTTAACTGCCTATCAGGCGATTCATGATCATCTGAAAGTTTCTTCGGGAGATCAAATTTTGATTCAGTCTGCCGCAGGAGGTGTTGGCCACCTTGCTGTGCAATTTGCTAAGATCGCCGGTGCGTTTGTGAGTGGAACTGCTTCCGGTAAAAATATAGATTTTATAAGAGGATTGGGTGTCGACCAGCCCATTGATTATAAGAAAGAGCAATTTGAAGAAATCGTTTCGGATCTCGACGCTGCATTAGATACTATGGGAAGAGAGATATTGTATAGAACAATCGGTTGTGTAAAATCCGGAGGAAGAGTGGTTTGTCTTCCCTCATTTACAAAAGACGACCCAAAAGCCATAGAAATTGCTCAAAAACAGCATGTCGATTTAATGTGGACAATGCTCACCTTCAACAGGGAACAATTAGAAATTATTTCCAAGCTGCTAGAAGAAGGTCAGCTCAAGGTTTATGTAGATAAAGTATATCCTATGGAAAAAGTTATAGAGGCCCATAAAGAAATTGAGACCCATGGTGTCCGCGGGAAGATTGTTATTCAAATGCCTTAA
- a CDS encoding sulfurtransferase — translation MSRISPIITASELKASLDLPNIVILDARVGKDVNANYLEKHIKGARFIDLDKDLAEIIGEDAAFGGRHPLPDTGRFAKTLSDLGVSEDSHIIIYDDKNGANAAARAWWMLRSFGIDKVQVLNGGIQAAEKEELEFSSGEENFEKVELMTGNEWLLPVSSLESVENELVNNSSTVIDVRDAYRYKGESEPIDLVAGHIPGAINIPFSENLDEKGNFLTPDILKEKYSKLLQDKSQNLIIHCGSGVTACHTILALDYAGFHIPNLYVGSWSEWSRREGKEIAKDI, via the coding sequence ATGAGCAGAATCTCACCTATTATAACGGCTTCTGAGCTAAAAGCAAGCCTCGATCTACCCAATATCGTTATTCTTGATGCCAGAGTCGGAAAGGATGTGAACGCTAATTATCTCGAAAAGCATATCAAAGGAGCCAGATTTATTGATCTGGATAAAGATCTGGCGGAAATAATAGGAGAAGATGCTGCTTTTGGTGGAAGGCATCCACTTCCGGATACCGGAAGGTTTGCGAAAACTTTATCGGATTTGGGAGTTTCTGAGGATTCACACATTATTATTTATGATGATAAAAATGGGGCGAATGCTGCTGCAAGAGCCTGGTGGATGTTACGCTCTTTTGGGATTGATAAGGTTCAGGTATTAAACGGAGGGATCCAGGCTGCTGAAAAAGAAGAACTAGAATTTTCTTCGGGAGAAGAAAACTTTGAGAAGGTTGAGTTGATGACAGGAAATGAATGGCTTCTGCCTGTGTCAAGTCTGGAATCAGTTGAAAATGAACTGGTAAACAATTCTTCTACAGTGATCGATGTAAGAGATGCTTATCGATACAAAGGTGAGTCTGAGCCAATTGATCTGGTAGCGGGACACATTCCGGGGGCAATCAATATTCCTTTCTCTGAAAATCTGGATGAAAAGGGAAACTTTCTTACACCAGATATTCTAAAAGAAAAATATTCAAAGCTCTTACAAGATAAATCTCAAAACCTGATTATCCATTGCGGATCCGGAGTGACAGCATGTCATACCATTCTGGCTTTGGATTATGCTGGTTTTCATATTCCTAACCTCTATGTAGGTTCCTGGAGTGAGTGGAGTAGAAGAGAGGGAAAAGAAATAGCAAAAGATATTTAA
- a CDS encoding 3'-5' exonuclease, giving the protein MIQHIPLEKVLFLDIETVPNTGSWDDLSETDQKLWDKKTRFQRKDEVSAEAFYPERAGIMAEFGKIVCITIGMLEKNDTLKIKSFADHDEKKLLQEFGEIFNSPRLRDVILCAHNGKEFDFPWIARRFLINGMQPPTPFQMFGKKPWEIPHIDTMELWKFGDYKSFISLELLAHVFGIPTPKDDIDGSMVSSIYYIEKDLQRIVDYCEKDVLTLANVFRRMRQEDLLKRNINPD; this is encoded by the coding sequence ATGATACAACACATTCCTTTAGAAAAGGTTTTATTCCTTGATATTGAAACAGTTCCCAACACAGGATCGTGGGACGACCTCTCTGAAACCGACCAGAAGCTTTGGGACAAAAAAACAAGATTCCAACGAAAAGATGAGGTTTCCGCCGAAGCTTTTTATCCGGAAAGAGCCGGAATTATGGCTGAATTCGGAAAGATCGTTTGTATCACAATCGGCATGCTGGAAAAGAATGATACTTTGAAAATAAAAAGCTTTGCAGATCATGATGAAAAGAAATTGCTTCAGGAATTCGGGGAGATCTTCAACAGTCCGAGACTGCGGGATGTAATTTTATGCGCCCACAATGGAAAGGAATTTGACTTTCCCTGGATAGCAAGACGCTTTTTAATTAATGGAATGCAGCCTCCCACTCCTTTTCAGATGTTTGGAAAAAAGCCTTGGGAAATTCCGCATATTGACACCATGGAACTTTGGAAGTTCGGAGACTACAAAAGCTTTATTTCCCTTGAATTATTAGCTCATGTCTTTGGAATTCCCACTCCAAAAGATGATATCGACGGATCAATGGTTTCATCAATCTACTACATAGAAAAAGACTTGCAAAGAATAGTCGACTATTGTGAAAAAGATGTCTTAACTTTGGCAAATGTTTTCAGACGAATGCGTCAGGAAGATTTATTGAAAAGAAATATCAATCCAGATTAA